One window of Bactrocera tryoni isolate S06 chromosome 2, CSIRO_BtryS06_freeze2, whole genome shotgun sequence genomic DNA carries:
- the LOC120767219 gene encoding THO complex subunit 5, whose amino-acid sequence MADSLHKNFETLRSIFEEVLKMKNSTGERADELTEKRKYASLLFVLIKKVNRMVKYSLRSGREDLHREKVRVDSNRLHLQNLLYEVNHLKREIRYCHKFKSQDEDIELVPEDDEAQMDDDKTLMPTDLTPLSGHAKHLARLERELNLRKQLSAQCKELLNTKQQVFRDIILKTEKLTSFAPSLRTLLKATRPLQDALQVPMDREWKLQQLVQLLPQPLYLAYMNLHALELAKECDVCVIVVGSEDDVRQLEMAAQTETIKSGASSDTDEVEVGSVTKKRKTHGGNSDLLVDLMQEQRKRVLQPHPLELRFTIGNGTKNTEESIAIKLRYFKRLGFVTAATVVTLGETELNFADATLTQDVLKYLNDEDLGDRIPVPGAEYELKNINMSTKECLDYLKAKEFGRPYRWLQSMCCIEVFHEVVDTNVTNTPTEQPKLQKLIPDLIKSIQQLWNSRLNLIKQIRALVQKHIDMYLKEERLPTTRPACSLVQWTALTYEEYVASSPHVDKELVNVNQLFYRAVVVRGSAKMECLVSISSKFPTESPHWFICIYWNGQHNAMNSAAVKSMEFWTNSLTQSQLQHPLALLATQLVRTMYSFDIFLETEGPLYNPVEYHREKHYIKAFAKRIRARPYRYIEGGTVNTFKQ is encoded by the coding sequence ATGGCTGATTCCTtgcacaaaaattttgaaaccctCCGCAGCATATTTGAAGAAGtgctgaaaatgaaaaatagcaCTGGTGAACGTGCAGATGAACTGACCGAGAAACGCAAGTACGCTTCACTGCTCTTCGTGttgattaaaaaagtaaatcGAATGGTTAAATACAGTCTGCGTTCAGGACGTGAAGACTTACATCGCGAAAAGGTACGCGTGGACAGCAATCGACTACACTTGCAGAACTTACTGTACGAGGTTAACCATTTAAAGCGTGAGATACGCTATTGCCACAAATTTAAAAGTCAAGATGAAGATATTGAATTGGTGCCCGAAGACGATGAAGCGCAGATGGATGATGATAAAACATTGATGCCCACAGATTTGACGCCGTTGTCAGGACATGCCAAACATTTGGCACGCCTTGAGCGCGAATTAAATTTACGTAAGCAATTGTCGGCACAATGCAAGGAACTGCTCAATACCAAACAACAGGTGTTTAGagatattattttgaaaacggAGAAATTGACATCGTTCGCACCATCATTGCGCACTCTATTGAAAGCAACACGTCCACTGCAAGATGCATTGCAAGTACCTATGGATCGTGAATGGAAATTGCAACAGTTAGTGCAGTTGCTACCACAACCACTTTATCTAGCTTATATGAATTTACATGCACTGGAGTTGGCAAAAGAATGcgatgtttgtgttattgtagTGGGTAGTGAAGATGATGTGCGTCAATTAGAAATGGCAGCACAGACGGAGACAATTAAGAGTGGGGCTAGCTCTGACACCGACGAGGTAGAGGTAGGAAGTGTTACAAAGAAGCGTAAAACACATGGCGGAAATAGTGATTTACTTGTGGATTTAATGCAAGAGCAACGTAAGCGCGTGTTGCAACCACACCCACTTGAGTTACGGTTTACGATTGGGAACGGCACGAAGAACACTGAAGAATCTATAGCAATTAAATTGCGTTATTTTAAGCGTTTGGGCTTTGTCACCGCTGCAACGGTGGTAACTTTGGGTGAAACTGAGCTAAATTTCGCCGATGCAACACTCACACAGGATGtgcttaaatatttgaatgatGAGGATCTCGGTGACCGTATACCGGTGCCCGGCGCAGAATAcgagttgaaaaatattaatatgtcaACAAAAGAATGTCTAGATTATCTAAAAGCTAAGGAATTTGGACGTCCATATCGTTGGCTGCAGTCCATGTGTTGCATTGAAGTTTTTCATGAAGTTGTCGATACAAACGTGACTAATACACCAACAGAACAGCCGAAATTGCAGAAACTAATACCCGATTTAATAAAATCTATTCAACAATTGTGGAATTCtcgtttgaatttaattaaacagaTACGTGCTTTAGTACAAAAGCATATTGATATGTATCTTAAAGAAGAACGCTTGCCTACCACACGTCCCGCTTGTAGTCTCGTACAATGGACAGCACTCACTTATGAAGAGTATGTGGCCTCATCGCCACATGTCGACAAAGAACTGGTTAATGTCAATCAGCTATTCTATCGCGCCGTAGTCGTACGCGGTTCAGCCAAAATGGAATGCCTCGTTAGCATAAGTAGCAAATTTCCAACTGAAAGTCCCCATTGGTTTATCTGCATTTATTGGAATGGTCAGCATAATGCTATGAACAGCGCTGCTGTAAAATCAATGGAGTTTTGGACAAATTCTCTGACACAGTCACAATTGCAACATCCGTTGGCATTGTTGGCGACTCAACTTGTACGCACTATGTACAGTTTTGACATATTTTTGGAGACGGAGGGTCCACTATACAATCCAGTTGAGTATCACCGCGAGAAGCACTACATAAAGGCATTCGCAAAACGTATACGTGCAAGACCATATCGCTATATCGAAGGAGGCACTGTTAATACATTTAAACAATAG
- the LOC120768460 gene encoding transmembrane protein 138 encodes MKLTLRRYSLLLLLQFTFLLADLFFNTFAHIFLSDKLQLSIVFYVTQDILIICEYVFFTFAVHSTCVYEVGGASIIFRSSKFFLITTLTYFILSATQHLWIVYNVMWAPNTDWSGTLTALAFFQRLVSFVYYYACKHTALVVSDPRYDEENIDWIAEQLSVK; translated from the exons atGAAGTTAACTTTACGACGTTACTccttattgttattgctgcaaTTTACATTTCTGTTAGCTGATTTGTTTTTCAATACGTTTGCGCATATTTTTCTAAGTGATAAACTTCAATTATCTATTGTTTTTTATGT CACTCAAGACATTCTCATTATTTGTGAATATGTTTTCTTCACTTTTGCTGTGCATTCAACTTGCGTCTATGAG GTCGGCGGTGCCTCTATAATTTTCCGAAGCAGTAAGTTCTTTCTAATCACTACTCTGacatattttatactttcggCCACGCAACATTTATGGATTGTTTACAATGTTATGTGGGCGCCAAATACGGATTGGTCAGGCACTTTAACAGCATTGGCATTTTTCCAGCGATTGG TTTCTTTTGTTTATTACTACGCCTGTAAACATACGGCTTTAGTTGTATCTGATCCTCGTTATGATGAGGAAAATATTGATTGGATTGCCGAACAACTGAGTGTAAAGTAA
- the LOC120768141 gene encoding 60S ribosomal protein L24, translating into MKIGLCSFSGYKIYPGHGKTMVKIDGKTFTFLDKKCERSYLMKRNPRKVTWTVLYRRKHRKGIEEETTKKRTRRTQKFQRAIVGASLAEILAKRNMKPEVRKAQRDQAIKVAKEQKRAAKAAKKTTQPAQTKAKAAPKQKAAKVTQKSAPRVGGKR; encoded by the exons ATGAA AATCGGATTGTGTTCATTCAGTGGGTACAAAATCTACCCCGGTCATGGCAAGACCATGGTCAAGATTGATGGCAAG ACCTTCACTTTCCTCGACAAGAAGTGCGAACGCTCCTACCTGATGAAGCGCAATCCACGTAAAGTCACCTGGACTGTTTTGTACCGTCGCAAGCACCGTAAGGGTATCGAGGAAGAGACCACCAAGAAACGTACTCGCCGCACTCAAAAGTTCCAGCGTGCCATCGTCGGTGCATCGCTTGCCGAAATTTTGGCTAAGCGTAACATGAAACCTGAAGTGCGTAAAGCTCAACGCGATCAGGCTATTAAAGTCGCTAAGGAACAGAAGCGTGCCGCTAAAGCTGCAAAGAAGACTACACAGCCCGCCCAGACCAAGGCTAAGGCAGCACCCAAACAAAAGGCTGCTAAGGTGACACAAAAGTCTGCGCCACGCGTAGGTGGAAAGCGGTAA